One window from the genome of bacterium encodes:
- a CDS encoding STAS domain-containing protein encodes MASIELSVVKIFDMLLVTVPPDPDDDTISLLQDKVLHTMETYEAKGLILDISTVMTFDSFFARTIVETAQMFKLMGGRTIIAGMQPDVAITATQLGLTLGNIQTALDVDRALKILSNGGDGGNVHDSNA; translated from the coding sequence ATGGCATCAATCGAACTATCGGTCGTAAAAATATTTGATATGCTACTTGTCACGGTTCCTCCCGATCCTGATGATGATACGATTTCACTTCTTCAGGACAAGGTACTCCATACGATGGAGACCTACGAAGCGAAAGGATTGATTCTTGATATCTCGACGGTTATGACATTCGATTCCTTTTTCGCCCGGACGATCGTCGAGACAGCCCAGATGTTCAAACTGATGGGAGGGCGCACGATAATCGCGGGAATGCAGCCCGATGTTGCCATTACCGCAACTCAACTGGGTCTGACACTCGGGAATATTCAAACCGCTCTCGATGTGGACAGGGCGCTGAAGATACTTTCGAATGGCGGTGATGGGGGTAATGTTCATGACAGTAATGCCTGA
- a CDS encoding response regulator transcription factor has protein sequence MKISILLADDHKILRDGIRALLEKEPDFDVVGEADSGRTAIEMACKLKPDVIIMDIGMPDMNGIEATKEILSGVPSIRVLALSMYADKRFIVEMLDAGATGYLVKDCTLDEMLSAVRSVASNQKYIAQKLLVNFIDDYMKNTGNSDMLKTRLTPREREVLRLIAQGKNTKEISSALHISVKTVDTHRQHVMNKLNIHNPVDLTKYAIRTGLISI, from the coding sequence ATGAAAATTTCAATCCTGCTTGCCGACGACCACAAGATTCTACGGGATGGCATACGCGCATTGCTTGAAAAGGAACCTGACTTCGATGTGGTTGGCGAGGCCGACAGCGGCAGAACCGCGATAGAGATGGCCTGTAAGCTCAAACCCGATGTGATCATAATGGATATCGGAATGCCGGATATGAACGGCATCGAAGCCACAAAGGAAATACTGTCCGGAGTACCCTCCATTCGGGTACTCGCGCTGTCGATGTATGCCGACAAACGGTTTATCGTCGAAATGCTGGACGCGGGAGCGACCGGATATCTTGTCAAGGATTGCACCCTCGATGAAATGCTTTCTGCAGTCCGTTCCGTGGCTTCAAACCAGAAATATATAGCTCAAAAATTGCTTGTAAATTTTATTGATGATTATATGAAGAATACGGGTAATAGCGATATGTTGAAAACCCGGCTCACTCCCCGTGAAAGAGAGGTACTGCGCTTGATCGCGCAAGGTAAAAACACCAAAGAGATTTCTTCAGCACTGCATATAAGCGTGAAAACCGTAGATACGCACCGTCAGCATGTTATGAATAAACTGAACATTCATAATCCTGTAGATCTTACCAAATATGCCATACGCACAGGGTTGATATCCATATAA
- a CDS encoding STAS domain-containing protein, whose amino-acid sequence MDTSRMDDSFIRLLYYGSIAMITGTIVCIFILPDWIFTQLPLHSFTETMGVFAGLSVAVLLYLQFKHRKNPSYVFISSGLICMGILDGFHGSVYPGQGFVWLHSAAMLAGGFLFAMVWLSDHPVISTKTGFLPVVTAIGTLILAILSVSSRATFPVMVIEGAFTPVAMAMNILGGVFFLLAGLYFWHSRNQATEERRFFTLFCLLSGSAAILFPFSAVWDIEWWLWHFVRNMAYFVLLIYVFMVFRQSEVELREHRERLEGTVKDLEMANGQLANEIAEGKRREEVISMQTREILELSTPVLKVLDGIIVAPLIGTIDSERTQQFMDRFLTSIVQTNSPVGLIDITGVPALDTQTAHHLIEAVTAATLLGTKVIVTGVSPAIAQTLVHLGVDLSDIITKSSLSAGLKVALDYLDLSIAKK is encoded by the coding sequence ATGGATACTTCCCGTATGGACGATAGTTTTATTCGACTGCTGTACTATGGTTCCATCGCTATGATTACGGGAACCATTGTATGTATTTTCATATTGCCCGATTGGATATTTACCCAGTTACCTCTCCACTCGTTCACCGAGACCATGGGAGTATTCGCAGGCTTATCGGTGGCTGTCCTCCTCTATTTACAATTTAAACACAGGAAAAATCCATCGTATGTCTTCATCTCATCCGGGCTGATCTGCATGGGCATACTGGATGGATTCCATGGCTCGGTCTATCCGGGGCAGGGGTTTGTCTGGTTGCACAGCGCAGCAATGCTGGCCGGTGGTTTTCTGTTCGCCATGGTCTGGCTGTCGGATCACCCCGTCATATCGACAAAAACCGGATTCCTGCCTGTCGTGACAGCGATTGGCACCCTCATCCTCGCGATACTCTCGGTGTCTTCCCGTGCTACGTTTCCTGTAATGGTAATTGAGGGTGCTTTTACACCTGTCGCCATGGCCATGAATATTCTGGGGGGCGTTTTTTTCCTGCTGGCGGGGCTGTATTTCTGGCACTCTCGTAATCAGGCAACCGAAGAAAGAAGGTTTTTTACCCTGTTCTGCCTGTTGAGCGGCTCGGCGGCTATCCTTTTTCCGTTTTCAGCGGTATGGGACATAGAATGGTGGCTCTGGCACTTTGTCAGGAACATGGCGTATTTCGTTCTGCTCATCTATGTCTTCATGGTTTTCCGCCAGTCCGAGGTCGAACTGCGGGAGCACCGCGAACGCCTTGAAGGAACCGTGAAAGACCTTGAAATGGCAAACGGGCAGCTCGCGAACGAAATAGCCGAGGGAAAGAGGCGGGAGGAAGTCATATCCATGCAGACCAGGGAAATTCTCGAGCTCTCGACACCTGTTCTGAAGGTGTTGGACGGTATTATCGTTGCACCCCTTATCGGCACCATCGACAGCGAGCGGACTCAACAGTTCATGGATCGTTTTCTGACATCCATCGTGCAGACCAACTCGCCGGTGGGATTGATCGATATTACCGGAGTTCCGGCTCTCGATACACAGACCGCCCATCATCTCATCGAGGCTGTCACTGCGGCGACTCTTTTAGGCACAAAGGTCATCGTGACCGGTGTGAGTCCCGCAATAGCCCAGACGCTCGTACACCTGGGCGTCGATCTGTCGGATATTATCACAAAATCCTCCCTGTCGGCGGGTCTCAAGGTTGCTCTTGATTATCTCGATCTATCGATTGCAAAAAAATAA
- a CDS encoding response regulator transcription factor — translation MCAQKTITIVLVDTDRNVRSCYRSVLEKESDMRVIAETEDSELTVHLLSMLKPDVIVIDSDLVDLIGNHQLSQCIMKTPDIKMIVASFYSDSRFVIRMLHAGASGYILKDCAQEELVTAIRKVLANHTYISSGIAGIAKK, via the coding sequence ATGTGTGCCCAAAAGACAATAACTATTGTATTGGTTGATACAGACAGAAATGTTCGGAGCTGTTACCGTTCGGTGCTGGAAAAAGAGAGCGATATGCGCGTGATAGCCGAAACAGAAGACAGCGAATTGACTGTTCATCTCCTGTCCATGTTAAAACCGGATGTTATTGTCATCGATTCGGATTTAGTTGATTTGATTGGCAATCATCAATTATCGCAATGCATCATGAAAACACCGGATATCAAAATGATCGTCGCTTCCTTTTATTCGGACAGCCGGTTTGTGATACGGATGCTTCATGCGGGAGCTTCCGGTTACATTCTGAAAGACTGTGCTCAAGAAGAACTTGTTACAGCTATTCGTAAGGTTTTAGCGAATCATACCTATATCAGCTCCGGGATTGCGGGAATTGCAAAAAAATAA
- a CDS encoding PAS domain-containing protein yields MMNESQTQYKTLLETLPQKVFYKDRNSVWISCNMNMASDLGLLPEEVTGKSDFDLFPKELAEKYSADDKEVMDSGETREIEEKYIQDGEERWVNTIKKPVKNEKGAVTGVLGIFWDITDRKRSEAELAQHREHLEQLVQERTAALEKINEQLKNEISAGKQREEIISRQNLEILELSTPVLQIMDGVVVAPLIGTIDSERTQRFMERFLGTIVKTNSPVALMDITGVPTLDTQTAQHLIEAVTAATLLGTKVIVTGVSPAIAQTLVHLGVDLTDITTKSSLSAGLRTALEFLNMEIASKKGS; encoded by the coding sequence ATGATGAACGAGAGCCAGACTCAATATAAGACCCTTTTGGAAACACTACCGCAGAAAGTATTCTATAAAGACAGGAATTCGGTCTGGATTTCCTGCAATATGAACATGGCCAGCGATCTGGGGCTCTTGCCTGAAGAAGTAACCGGTAAATCCGACTTCGATTTATTTCCGAAAGAATTAGCCGAAAAATACAGTGCTGACGATAAAGAGGTCATGGATTCCGGTGAAACACGGGAAATTGAGGAGAAGTATATCCAAGACGGAGAGGAACGCTGGGTCAACACCATAAAAAAGCCTGTAAAGAATGAAAAGGGTGCGGTGACAGGAGTATTGGGAATTTTCTGGGATATTACTGATCGCAAACGATCTGAGGCAGAGTTGGCTCAACACCGTGAACATCTTGAGCAACTCGTACAGGAACGAACAGCAGCTCTGGAAAAAATCAACGAACAACTGAAGAATGAAATATCAGCGGGAAAGCAGCGGGAGGAAATAATATCCAGACAAAACCTGGAAATCCTCGAGCTTTCGACACCGGTTCTCCAGATAATGGACGGCGTGGTTGTAGCGCCGCTCATCGGCACTATCGACAGTGAGCGTACCCAGCGCTTTATGGAGCGCTTTCTCGGCACTATCGTGAAGACGAACTCACCGGTTGCCCTTATGGATATTACCGGTGTGCCCACGCTCGATACACAGACAGCGCAGCATCTCATCGAGGCTGTCACTGCCGCTACCCTTCTCGGCACAAAGGTTATCGTTACCGGTGTGAGCCCTGCTATAGCCCAGACGCTCGTACACCTGGGTGTCGACCTGACGGATATTACCACAAAATCGTCCCTGTCGGCGGGTTTGCGGACGGCGCTGGAATTTCTGAATATGGAAATTGCCTCGAAAAAAGGAAGTTGA
- a CDS encoding anti-sigma regulatory factor, translated as MPEGTVKIESEGDIVAVRKTVREISCECGFGITDVTRIVTAASELARNVYHYAGHGDMLWHILEISDSIGIELIFIDQGPGIEDIDQAMEMGYTTGKGMGLGLPGSKRLMGELEIQSQVGKGTTVTVRKWLKKQYEQSGAAGNNKHIA; from the coding sequence ATGCCTGAGGGCACAGTAAAAATTGAATCAGAGGGTGATATAGTCGCTGTTCGAAAGACAGTCCGTGAAATCTCCTGCGAATGCGGATTTGGCATTACAGATGTCACCAGGATTGTTACCGCGGCTTCCGAGCTGGCAAGGAACGTATACCATTATGCCGGACATGGAGACATGCTCTGGCATATCCTTGAAATATCCGATAGCATCGGCATTGAATTGATCTTTATCGACCAGGGACCGGGAATTGAAGATATCGATCAGGCGATGGAGATGGGTTATACGACCGGTAAAGGTATGGGGCTTGGTTTACCCGGATCAAAACGGCTCATGGGAGAACTGGAAATTCAGTCACAGGTCGGGAAAGGCACGACGGTGACGGTTCGGAAATGGTTGAAAAAACAATATGAACAATCCGGTGCGGCAGGAAATAATAAACATATCGCATAG